Proteins encoded together in one Hymenobacter monticola window:
- the lepB gene encoding signal peptidase I has product MALGALVLVLWVAGRLTHAFDFYHTPSDSNAPSFHIGDRFFASPLLKPERLDFIVFRTRLPEDGTTIFINRLCGLPGDTVALRRGRLFVNGQDLDAGLRLAHHYSLARTDFARLPRTLWMDTTGIVPLDDSLHRVGLADADAARLARRAVRQVQSAGYPNPAILRTFPVGRNEDNFGPVVVPAGAYFVLGDNRQNARDSRYIGWVRQADVAGTVLGRH; this is encoded by the coding sequence TTGGCGCTCGGAGCTTTGGTCCTGGTGCTGTGGGTGGCGGGGCGCCTCACGCACGCCTTCGATTTTTACCACACCCCTTCGGACTCCAATGCGCCCTCCTTCCACATCGGCGACCGGTTCTTCGCCTCGCCTTTGCTGAAACCCGAGCGGCTGGACTTCATCGTCTTTCGCACCAGGCTGCCGGAAGACGGAACGACCATCTTCATCAACCGCCTCTGCGGCCTGCCCGGCGATACTGTAGCGTTGCGCCGTGGGCGGCTTTTCGTCAATGGCCAGGACCTGGATGCCGGCCTCCGCTTGGCCCATCACTACTCCCTGGCCCGCACCGACTTTGCCCGCCTGCCCCGCACGCTGTGGATGGACACCACCGGCATCGTGCCCCTGGACGACAGCCTACATCGGGTCGGGCTGGCCGATGCCGACGCGGCCCGGCTGGCCCGGCGCGCCGTGCGCCAGGTGCAATCGGCCGGCTATCCCAATCCGGCCATTCTGCGCACCTTCCCGGTGGGGCGCAACGAGGACAACTTCGGCCCCGTGGTGGTCCCCGCCGGCGCCTATTTTGTGTTGGGCGACAACCGCCAGAACGCTCGCGACTCCCGCTACATTGGCTGGGTGCGCCAGGCCGACGTGGCGGGCACGGTGCTGGGCCGGCACTAA
- a CDS encoding GreA/GreB family elongation factor: MSRGFTKEDDAQTPPIIPPRAALPPGTPNYVTPVGLEQLRAELATLEAERAQAEANRDNDTDRTHRLSLYNGRIALLTERIGSAKVVDPAGQPTKEVRFGATVQLRTVRGGKVGFERKFTIVGVDEADIAEGKVAFVAPIARAVQGAKLKQQVPLKLGPQEEVVEVAEIEYV; encoded by the coding sequence ATGAGCCGAGGATTTACCAAGGAAGACGACGCGCAGACGCCGCCCATCATCCCGCCCCGCGCGGCCCTGCCGCCCGGCACGCCCAACTACGTGACGCCCGTCGGCTTGGAGCAGTTGCGCGCCGAGCTGGCCACCCTCGAAGCCGAGCGCGCCCAGGCCGAGGCCAACCGCGACAACGACACCGACCGCACCCATCGCCTCTCGCTCTACAATGGGCGCATTGCCCTGCTCACCGAGCGCATCGGCAGCGCCAAAGTAGTGGACCCCGCCGGTCAGCCGACCAAAGAAGTGCGCTTCGGGGCCACGGTGCAGCTGCGCACCGTGCGCGGCGGGAAAGTGGGTTTTGAGCGAAAATTCACGATTGTAGGCGTCGACGAGGCCGACATTGCCGAAGGCAAGGTGGCGTTTGTGGCGCCCATTGCCCGGGCCGTGCAGGGCGCGAAGCTCAAGCAGCAAGTGCCGCTAAAGCTGGGGCCCCAGGAAGAAGTGGTAGAGGTGGCAGAGATTGAGTACGTGTGA
- a CDS encoding bestrophin family protein, giving the protein MIVYKSTDWVEALRHLRSSDVIRLLLKRVLWVGLYAAIVTGLVVRFDKFNLAVDKEFFSFLGIMLSLLLAFRTNTAYDRFYEGRRLWGQLVNNCRNLAVLVHARLPAHDLANRAYFARLLSNFPIALDGHLRKGVRFEKLEEADAGFVERLQQARHVPSRLSALLQEFFERLLREEVLLPNHLITLQRHHEALLDVAGACERIKATPIPFSYSYFIKGFITVFILVMPFNLLDTYEWLTVPITMLGAYALLGVEMIGDEIEDPFGKDSNDLPLTQISNRIRANVHEILGVDLHEDVRTLADVPYSVVF; this is encoded by the coding sequence ATGATAGTTTACAAATCGACCGACTGGGTGGAGGCCTTGCGCCACCTGCGTTCCTCCGACGTTATTCGCCTGCTGCTGAAGCGCGTGCTCTGGGTGGGGCTCTACGCGGCCATCGTCACGGGGCTGGTGGTTAGATTCGACAAGTTTAACCTGGCCGTCGACAAGGAATTCTTCTCCTTTCTGGGCATCATGCTCAGCCTGCTGCTGGCCTTCCGGACCAACACGGCCTACGACCGGTTTTATGAAGGCCGCCGCCTGTGGGGCCAGCTCGTGAACAACTGCCGTAACCTGGCCGTGCTGGTGCACGCCCGCCTGCCCGCCCACGACCTGGCCAACCGCGCCTACTTCGCCCGCCTGCTGTCCAACTTCCCCATCGCCCTCGACGGGCACCTGCGCAAAGGTGTACGCTTCGAGAAGCTGGAAGAAGCCGACGCCGGATTTGTGGAGCGCCTGCAGCAAGCGCGGCACGTGCCCTCGCGCCTCTCGGCGCTGCTGCAGGAGTTTTTCGAGCGGCTGCTGCGCGAGGAGGTGCTGCTGCCCAACCACCTCATCACCCTGCAGCGCCATCACGAAGCCCTGCTCGATGTGGCCGGCGCCTGCGAGCGCATCAAGGCCACACCCATTCCCTTTTCCTACAGCTACTTCATTAAGGGCTTCATCACCGTTTTCATCCTCGTCATGCCCTTCAACCTGCTCGATACCTACGAGTGGCTCACGGTGCCCATCACCATGCTGGGCGCCTACGCGCTGCTGGGCGTGGAGATGATAGGCGACGAAATCGAAGACCCCTTCGGCAAAGACAGCAACGACCTGCCGCTCACCCAGATTTCCAACCGCATCCGGGCCAACGTGCACGAAATCCTGGGCGTGGACCTGCATGAGGACGTGCGCACCCTGGCCGACGTGCCCTACAGCGTGGTGTTTTAG
- a CDS encoding AraC family transcriptional regulator: MQSRVHLPAAVAPLALERLHSLVENRTVYALEGFELNVFETHRAAARVPLRLDGLALTTMLRGRKVMHLPGRAAFDYLPGESVVVDKDELMEIDFPDACLCQPTQCLAVAIAPDTIRHTVDLLNERYPKAETHQPWAIEGPDYAHLTNTPELTDTLGRLVAVSRTSDVNKDVLAGFTLQELLVRLMQTQARQLIFHDYARYLTSHRFAAVVGYIKEHLAENLSIDKLSALACMSKATFFRVFKREFGLTPVEFIIRERLSEAKRLLRHPLASVAEVGLRVGFNNLSYFLALFKKHEGLTPGAYKKQLAA; this comes from the coding sequence ATGCAGTCCCGCGTTCACCTGCCCGCCGCCGTTGCCCCGCTCGCCCTGGAGCGCCTGCATTCCCTGGTCGAAAACCGAACGGTGTACGCGCTGGAAGGCTTCGAGCTGAACGTGTTTGAGACGCACCGCGCCGCTGCCCGCGTGCCCCTGCGCCTCGACGGCCTGGCCCTGACCACCATGCTGCGCGGCCGCAAAGTGATGCACTTGCCCGGCCGCGCCGCCTTCGACTACCTGCCCGGCGAGAGCGTGGTGGTGGACAAGGACGAGCTGATGGAAATCGACTTCCCCGACGCCTGCCTGTGCCAGCCCACGCAGTGCCTGGCCGTGGCCATCGCGCCCGATACCATCCGCCACACCGTGGACTTGCTGAACGAGCGCTACCCCAAGGCCGAAACCCACCAGCCCTGGGCCATCGAAGGCCCCGACTACGCCCACCTCACCAATACCCCCGAGCTGACCGACACGCTGGGCCGCCTGGTGGCCGTGTCGCGCACTTCGGATGTGAACAAGGACGTGCTGGCCGGCTTCACGCTGCAGGAGCTGCTGGTGCGCCTGATGCAGACGCAGGCCCGCCAGCTCATTTTTCATGACTACGCCCGCTACCTCACCTCCCACCGCTTTGCGGCCGTGGTGGGCTACATCAAGGAGCACCTCGCCGAAAACCTGAGCATCGACAAGCTCAGCGCATTGGCCTGCATGAGCAAGGCCACGTTCTTCCGGGTGTTTAAGCGCGAGTTCGGCCTCACGCCGGTGGAGTTCATCATCCGGGAGCGGCTGAGCGAGGCAAAGCGCCTGCTGCGCCACCCGCTGGCCAGCGTGGCCGAGGTGGGCCTGCGGGTGGGTTTTAATAACCTGTCCTACTTCCTGGCCCTGTTCAAGAAGCACGAGGGCCTGACGCCGGGCGCGTACAAGAAGCAACTGGCGGCGTAG
- a CDS encoding aldehyde dehydrogenase family protein, with product MAETLEATTTVVARPQFKNHYDNFIGGKWVAPVKGQYFDNPSPIDGKVFTKVARSTKEDIDLALDAAHEAFATWSKTSATERSNILNKIANRIEENLAHLAAVECVENGKALRETTYADMPLVIDHFRYFASVIRAEEGNVTELNSTTVSMNIQEPLGVIGQIIPWNFPLLMATWKLAPALAAGCTVVMKPAEQTPASIMVLMELIQDLVPAGVINIVNGFGLEAGKPLASSPRIAKASFTGETTTGRLIMQYAAENLIPVTMELGGKSPNIFFKSVMDADDDFLDKAIEGAVMFALNQGEICTCPSRMLVHEDIYDEFIARVIERVKAIKLGNPLDMDTMMGAQASNDQFEKILSYLEIGKAEGAEVLVGGEAYSQEDGALAEGYYIQPTMFRGHNKMRIFQEEIFGPVVSVTTFKTTEEAIGIANDTLYGLGAGVWTRDAHELYQVPRAIEAGRVWVNCYHDYPAGAPFGGYKASGFGRENHKMMLSHYRQNKNMLISYSQQKLGFF from the coding sequence ATGGCTGAAACCTTAGAAGCAACCACCACCGTGGTGGCCCGTCCCCAGTTCAAGAACCACTACGACAACTTCATCGGTGGCAAATGGGTGGCGCCCGTGAAGGGCCAGTACTTCGACAACCCGTCGCCCATCGACGGCAAAGTCTTCACCAAAGTGGCCCGCAGCACCAAGGAAGACATCGACTTAGCCCTCGACGCCGCCCACGAAGCCTTCGCCACCTGGAGCAAAACCTCGGCCACCGAGCGCAGCAACATCCTCAACAAAATTGCCAACCGCATCGAGGAAAACCTCGCCCACCTCGCCGCCGTGGAATGCGTCGAGAACGGCAAGGCCCTGCGCGAAACCACCTACGCGGATATGCCGCTTGTCATCGACCACTTCCGCTACTTCGCCAGCGTCATCCGGGCCGAGGAAGGCAACGTGACCGAGCTGAACAGCACTACGGTGTCGATGAACATTCAGGAGCCGCTGGGCGTCATCGGCCAGATTATTCCCTGGAACTTCCCGCTGCTGATGGCCACCTGGAAGCTGGCCCCCGCCCTGGCCGCCGGATGCACCGTGGTGATGAAGCCCGCCGAGCAAACTCCCGCCAGCATCATGGTGCTCATGGAGCTAATTCAGGACCTGGTGCCGGCCGGCGTCATCAACATCGTGAACGGCTTCGGGCTGGAAGCCGGCAAGCCGCTGGCCTCGTCGCCGCGTATTGCCAAGGCCAGCTTCACGGGCGAAACCACCACCGGCCGCCTCATCATGCAGTACGCCGCCGAAAACCTCATCCCCGTGACGATGGAGCTGGGCGGCAAGTCGCCAAATATCTTCTTCAAATCGGTGATGGATGCCGACGACGACTTCCTCGACAAAGCCATCGAAGGCGCCGTGATGTTTGCCCTGAACCAGGGCGAAATCTGCACCTGCCCCTCGCGCATGCTGGTGCACGAGGACATTTACGACGAATTCATTGCCCGCGTCATCGAGCGCGTGAAGGCCATCAAGTTGGGCAACCCGCTGGACATGGACACGATGATGGGCGCGCAGGCCAGCAACGACCAGTTCGAGAAAATCCTGAGCTACCTCGAAATCGGCAAGGCCGAAGGGGCTGAGGTGCTGGTGGGCGGCGAGGCTTACAGCCAGGAGGATGGCGCGCTGGCCGAGGGCTACTACATCCAGCCCACCATGTTCCGGGGCCACAACAAGATGCGCATCTTCCAGGAGGAAATTTTCGGCCCGGTGGTATCCGTCACCACCTTCAAAACCACGGAGGAGGCCATCGGAATTGCCAACGACACGCTCTACGGCCTCGGCGCCGGCGTGTGGACGCGCGACGCCCACGAACTGTACCAGGTGCCCCGCGCCATTGAGGCCGGCCGCGTGTGGGTGAACTGCTACCATGACTACCCCGCCGGCGCGCCCTTCGGCGGCTACAAAGCCTCCGGTTTCGGCCGCGAAAACCACAAGATGATGCTGAGCCACTACCGCCAGAACAAGAACATGCTCATCAGCTACAGCCAGCAGAAGCTGGGCTTCTTTTAG
- a CDS encoding DUF3239 domain-containing protein → MERTVSDPGEFLNNSMASRAVNIEPDMRKVRQLDIYHQNYSKLLRSWGLAGLGLLAVGVGLWYFGHRIWGSIFGVLSLPVLFIASRLPQTLKGDAYRNGLLIPGIISSLNPLTITCLADVRTGDDDDAEPGSIVWGVKQVVAPQLTVHPERLGEQVPCVSLFGETDAAGEIYLNFEPRPLAWGTGDTGVIAQARQAIEDEEWLLLPPLAAAFETSEKNENGIAYFDALLRPVSLPKPAEATA, encoded by the coding sequence ATGGAACGAACAGTGAGTGACCCCGGCGAATTTCTGAACAACTCGATGGCTTCGCGGGCCGTGAACATTGAGCCGGACATGCGCAAAGTCCGACAGCTCGACATCTACCATCAGAATTACAGCAAGCTGCTGCGCAGCTGGGGTTTGGCCGGCTTAGGCTTGCTGGCAGTGGGCGTGGGCTTGTGGTACTTCGGGCACCGGATATGGGGCAGCATTTTCGGGGTCCTATCCCTGCCGGTGCTGTTCATTGCCTCGCGCCTGCCCCAAACCCTCAAGGGCGACGCCTACCGCAACGGCCTACTGATTCCGGGCATCATCTCCAGCCTCAACCCGCTCACCATTACCTGCCTGGCCGACGTGCGGACCGGCGACGATGACGACGCTGAACCGGGCAGCATTGTGTGGGGCGTGAAGCAGGTAGTGGCGCCGCAACTCACGGTGCACCCCGAGCGGCTGGGCGAGCAGGTGCCCTGCGTTTCGCTGTTCGGCGAAACCGATGCAGCAGGCGAAATCTACCTCAACTTCGAGCCGCGCCCGCTGGCCTGGGGCACCGGCGATACCGGCGTCATCGCACAAGCCCGCCAAGCCATTGAGGACGAGGAATGGCTGCTGCTGCCGCCGCTGGCTGCCGCCTTTGAAACCAGTGAAAAGAACGAAAACGGCATTGCCTATTTCGACGCGCTGCTACGGCCGGTTTCACTGCCCAAACCGGCTGAAGCCACGGCGTAA
- a CDS encoding DUF779 domain-containing protein, which yields MSTPRVLVTQAAEATIDLLRDEHGPLMFHQSGGCCDGSSPMCFAKGEFRVGSNDVWLGRIHGCDFFMSASQFAYWQHTQLTVDVVKGRGASFSLEIPLGVRFLIRSRLFTEDEEKDMAPVYAGDEVPAETL from the coding sequence ATGTCCACGCCCCGCGTCCTCGTCACCCAAGCCGCCGAAGCCACCATCGACCTGCTCCGCGACGAGCACGGCCCGCTCATGTTCCACCAAAGCGGCGGGTGCTGCGACGGCTCCTCGCCTATGTGTTTTGCCAAGGGCGAGTTTCGGGTGGGCAGCAACGACGTGTGGCTGGGCCGCATTCACGGCTGCGACTTCTTCATGAGCGCCAGCCAGTTTGCCTACTGGCAGCATACCCAGCTCACTGTTGACGTAGTGAAGGGCCGCGGCGCGAGCTTCTCGCTGGAAATACCGCTGGGCGTGCGGTTTCTCATTCGCTCCCGGCTGTTCACCGAGGACGAGGAAAAAGACATGGCGCCGGTGTACGCCGGAGATGAAGTGCCCGCGGAAACACTATAG
- a CDS encoding S9 family peptidase: protein MRHLLLGLGLLLSLSTPQTSMAQAAKGGAQPPIIDRELLFGDPEISGAQLSPDGKFLSFIRPYNGTRNIWVKGLNESFDQARPMTNDQARPVRSYFWSRDGKYLLYSQDKGGDENFNIYAVNPAEAPAAGQSVPTARDLTGLKGVRVQLLNAPLSDPNTLYIGLNDRDKAWHDLYKLNLSTGEKTLVRQNNDRIGAWEFDWNDQLRLASRSNPDGSTEWLRVEGDKLVPFYKTSIDEQSGVIAFAKDNQHVYMATNKGTGRNLAEIVLIDPATGQEQPYQADPLKRVDVGSLQVSEKTHEPVFVSFEDDRMRRVWKDKAMEQDFAAVSKQLPGLDVYPASHTTDERLWLVSATSATQPTVAYLFDRQTKKLTKQYETRPKLRAADLADMKVVRYKSSDGLEIPAYLTLPKGLNGKNLPVIILPHGGPWARDSYGFNAMHQFLANRGYAVLSPNFRASTGYGKQFLNAGNGEWGRKMQDDLTWGVKYLVAQGIADPKRVGIMGGSYGGYATLAGVAFTPDVYNAAVAIVAPSNLTTLLNAIPPYWEAGRKQMYARMADPGTEEGRAALARMSPLTAADKIKTPLMVVQGANDPRVNKAEADQIVVALRDRNYPVQYICAPDEGHGFARPVNNMAMFAASEKFLASQLKGRYQESMSPAVAKRLQEITVDPKTVQLATQTNVK from the coding sequence ATGAGACATTTACTACTTGGCCTCGGCTTGCTGCTGAGCCTGAGCACTCCCCAAACCAGCATGGCGCAGGCCGCGAAAGGCGGTGCCCAACCGCCCATCATTGACCGCGAATTGCTGTTTGGCGACCCCGAGATTTCGGGCGCCCAGCTTTCGCCCGATGGCAAGTTCCTGTCCTTTATTCGGCCCTACAACGGAACCCGCAACATCTGGGTGAAGGGTCTGAACGAGTCCTTCGACCAGGCCCGGCCCATGACCAATGACCAGGCCCGCCCGGTGCGCAGCTACTTCTGGAGCCGCGATGGCAAGTACTTGCTCTACAGCCAGGACAAGGGCGGCGACGAGAACTTCAACATCTACGCCGTGAATCCGGCCGAGGCACCCGCGGCCGGCCAGTCCGTACCCACCGCCCGCGACCTCACCGGCCTCAAAGGCGTGCGCGTGCAGTTGCTCAACGCGCCCCTCTCCGACCCAAACACGCTCTACATCGGCCTCAATGACCGCGACAAGGCCTGGCACGACCTCTATAAATTGAACCTGAGCACCGGCGAGAAAACTCTGGTGCGCCAGAACAACGACCGCATCGGCGCCTGGGAATTCGACTGGAACGACCAGCTGCGCCTGGCCTCCCGCTCGAACCCCGACGGCAGCACCGAATGGCTGCGCGTGGAGGGCGACAAGCTGGTGCCCTTCTACAAAACGTCGATTGACGAGCAGAGTGGCGTCATTGCCTTCGCCAAGGACAACCAGCACGTGTACATGGCCACGAACAAAGGCACCGGCCGCAATCTGGCCGAAATTGTGCTCATCGACCCCGCCACCGGCCAGGAGCAGCCCTACCAGGCCGACCCGCTGAAGCGCGTGGACGTGGGCAGCCTGCAGGTATCGGAGAAGACGCACGAGCCAGTGTTTGTGAGCTTCGAGGACGACCGCATGCGCCGCGTGTGGAAAGACAAGGCCATGGAGCAGGACTTTGCCGCCGTGAGCAAGCAGCTGCCGGGCCTCGACGTGTACCCCGCCTCGCACACCACCGACGAGCGGCTGTGGCTGGTATCGGCCACCTCGGCCACCCAGCCCACCGTGGCCTACCTGTTCGACCGCCAGACCAAGAAGCTCACCAAGCAGTACGAAACGCGGCCCAAGCTCCGCGCCGCCGACCTGGCCGACATGAAAGTGGTGCGCTACAAGTCGTCGGACGGCCTGGAAATTCCCGCTTACCTGACTTTGCCGAAGGGGCTGAATGGGAAGAACCTGCCGGTCATCATTCTGCCCCACGGCGGGCCCTGGGCACGCGACTCCTACGGTTTCAACGCCATGCACCAGTTTCTGGCCAACCGCGGCTACGCCGTGCTCTCGCCCAACTTCCGGGCCAGCACCGGCTACGGCAAGCAGTTCCTGAACGCTGGCAACGGCGAGTGGGGCCGCAAAATGCAGGACGACCTGACCTGGGGCGTGAAGTACCTCGTGGCCCAAGGCATTGCCGACCCCAAGCGGGTAGGCATCATGGGCGGCTCGTACGGCGGCTATGCCACGCTGGCCGGCGTGGCCTTCACCCCCGACGTGTACAACGCGGCCGTGGCCATCGTAGCCCCGTCCAACCTGACCACGCTGCTCAACGCCATTCCGCCCTACTGGGAGGCCGGGCGCAAGCAGATGTACGCCCGCATGGCCGACCCCGGCACGGAGGAAGGCCGCGCTGCGCTGGCCCGCATGTCGCCCCTCACGGCGGCCGACAAAATCAAAACCCCGCTCATGGTGGTGCAGGGCGCCAACGACCCGCGCGTGAACAAGGCCGAGGCCGACCAGATAGTGGTGGCCCTGCGCGACCGCAACTACCCCGTGCAATACATCTGCGCCCCCGACGAAGGCCACGGCTTCGCCCGCCCCGTCAACAACATGGCCATGTTTGCCGCCTCCGAGAAGTTCCTGGCCAGCCAGCTGAAAGGCCGTTACCAGGAAAGCATGAGCCCGGCCGTGGCCAAACGCCTGCAGGAAATTACGGTGGACCCGAAAACGGTGCAGCTGGCGACGCAGACGAACGTGAAATAA
- a CDS encoding MaoC family dehydratase has protein sequence MSKITIRSLAELEAHAGQELGVSEPHTITQEQINQFAAATLDFQWIHTDPARAATESPFKATIAHGYLTVSLLPYLWEQIVAIENLKMQVNYEIESLRFNQAVTVDSQVRLRASLLSVANLRGIAKARVGVTLEIEGQKKPAYTGVVTFLYHFLEA, from the coding sequence ATGTCAAAAATTACCATCCGCAGCCTGGCTGAGCTCGAAGCCCACGCCGGGCAGGAACTGGGCGTGTCTGAGCCGCACACCATCACACAGGAGCAGATTAACCAGTTTGCGGCCGCCACGCTTGATTTTCAATGGATTCATACCGACCCGGCGCGGGCCGCGACCGAGTCGCCGTTCAAGGCCACCATTGCCCATGGCTACCTCACGGTGTCGCTCCTGCCCTACCTCTGGGAGCAGATTGTGGCCATCGAGAACCTGAAAATGCAGGTGAACTACGAAATTGAAAGCCTGCGCTTCAACCAAGCCGTGACGGTGGACAGCCAAGTGCGGCTGCGCGCCAGCCTGCTGTCGGTGGCCAACCTGCGTGGCATTGCCAAGGCCCGCGTGGGCGTGACGCTGGAAATTGAAGGGCAGAAAAAGCCGGCCTATACGGGCGTGGTCACCTTTTTGTATCATTTCCTGGAAGCGTAG
- a CDS encoding pectate lyase family protein: protein MTFPFSFHFRAWSLGFGLGLAAVAPARAQLVAFPGAEGYGRFATGGRGGQVVEVTTLADAGPGSFRDAFNQYPGEPITIVFRVGGIIELRSALKPTRSNVTIAAQTAPGDGICLKNYSVKLHGQNIIVRYLRSRPGNLSGANVAGVYGLNLENSRNFIVDHCSMSWSIEEAATFYDNKYSTVQWCIVSESLNSSFNGKGDHGYAGVWGGQYASYHHNLVAHHHSRAIRFNGARAHDTTAVVDYRNNVIYNWGNMHAAYGNELLIRGGRGELNLVNNYYKGGPATPSDKAAIIFDITQAYDPAAPDKPVATVYAAGNYDAGHRAVTADNWRGIRLHYYPNTSANLARFQQAAATPNLAPVTTETAEAAYQSVLAGAGAIVPVRDAVDARIVQETRTGTATGSSPGGSATYGQRQGIIDSQADVGGWPEYRGGTAPPDADHDGMPDAWETTHGLNPADARDRNSTGSSGYTHLEEYLNSLASTQPATAAPSPRKVKAKRG from the coding sequence ATGACTTTCCCTTTCTCGTTTCACTTCCGCGCCTGGTCGCTTGGCTTCGGGTTGGGCCTGGCGGCAGTTGCGCCCGCCCGCGCGCAGCTGGTGGCGTTTCCTGGGGCCGAGGGCTACGGCCGCTTTGCCACCGGCGGCCGCGGCGGCCAGGTGGTGGAGGTGACCACCCTGGCCGACGCAGGCCCGGGCAGCTTCCGCGACGCCTTCAACCAGTATCCCGGCGAGCCCATCACCATCGTATTTCGGGTGGGCGGCATCATAGAGCTGAGGTCGGCGCTGAAGCCCACGCGCTCCAACGTCACCATAGCGGCCCAGACGGCGCCCGGCGACGGCATCTGCCTGAAAAACTACAGCGTGAAGCTGCACGGCCAGAACATCATTGTGCGCTACCTGCGCTCGCGGCCCGGCAACCTGTCGGGGGCCAACGTGGCCGGGGTGTACGGCCTGAACCTGGAAAACAGCCGGAACTTCATTGTAGACCACTGCTCGATGAGCTGGTCGATAGAGGAAGCGGCCACATTCTACGACAACAAGTACTCGACCGTGCAGTGGTGTATCGTGAGCGAAAGCCTCAACTCGTCTTTCAACGGCAAGGGCGACCACGGCTACGCCGGGGTATGGGGCGGGCAGTACGCCTCCTACCACCACAACCTGGTGGCCCACCACCACAGCCGCGCCATCCGCTTCAACGGTGCCCGCGCCCACGACACCACGGCGGTGGTCGACTACCGCAATAATGTGATTTACAACTGGGGCAACATGCACGCCGCCTACGGCAACGAGCTGCTCATCCGCGGCGGCCGGGGCGAACTCAACCTGGTGAACAACTACTACAAAGGCGGCCCCGCCACCCCGTCCGACAAGGCCGCCATCATCTTCGACATCACCCAAGCCTACGACCCCGCCGCGCCCGACAAGCCCGTGGCTACCGTGTACGCGGCCGGCAACTACGACGCCGGCCACCGGGCCGTCACGGCCGATAACTGGCGCGGCATCCGGCTGCACTACTACCCCAACACGTCCGCCAATCTGGCCCGTTTCCAGCAAGCGGCCGCCACGCCCAACCTGGCCCCCGTCACCACCGAAACGGCCGAGGCGGCCTACCAGAGCGTGCTGGCTGGGGCCGGGGCCATCGTGCCCGTGCGCGACGCCGTGGATGCGCGCATTGTGCAGGAAACCCGCACCGGCACCGCCACCGGCAGCAGCCCCGGCGGCAGCGCCACCTACGGCCAGCGTCAGGGCATTATCGACTCGCAGGCGGACGTGGGCGGCTGGCCCGAGTACCGCGGCGGCACCGCCCCACCCGATGCCGACCACGACGGCATGCCCGACGCCTGGGAAACCACCCACGGCCTGAACCCCGCCGACGCACGCGACCGCAACAGCACCGGCAGCAGCGGCTACACTCACCTCGAAGAATACCTCAACAGCCTCGCCAGCACCCAACCAGCAACCGCCGCGCCGAGCCCGCGCAAAGTCAAGGCCAAGCGAGGCTAG
- a CDS encoding DUF4197 domain-containing protein, producing the protein MKTTAFAALLLLSLTSFRASAQFRLSDLKDILTKQAGARTTTSSSGGVGGLSSTEAANGLKEALLQGIGKGADQASQTDGFYLNRLIRIPFPPDAQRVATTLRSIGLGSQVDKFELSLNRGAEDAARSAKPIFISAIKSLTFSDVWNILTGQKDAATQFLKRTTSTQLVTAFSPIMQKSLDQVGATRYYTQLATTYNQIPLVQKVQPDLNQYATGKAVDGLFTLIAQEEANIRENPVARTTELLRRVFGRGNS; encoded by the coding sequence ATGAAAACCACTGCATTCGCTGCCCTGCTGCTGTTGTCGCTGACTTCCTTCCGCGCCTCGGCCCAGTTCCGCCTGTCTGACCTGAAAGACATTCTCACCAAGCAGGCCGGCGCCCGCACTACCACTTCCAGCAGCGGCGGCGTGGGCGGCCTGAGCAGCACCGAAGCTGCCAATGGCCTCAAAGAAGCCCTGCTGCAAGGCATCGGCAAGGGCGCCGACCAGGCCTCGCAAACCGACGGCTTCTACCTCAACCGACTCATCCGCATCCCTTTCCCGCCCGATGCGCAGCGCGTGGCTACTACCCTGCGCAGCATCGGTCTGGGCAGTCAGGTCGATAAGTTTGAGCTGAGTTTGAACCGCGGCGCTGAGGATGCCGCCCGCAGCGCCAAGCCTATTTTCATCTCGGCCATCAAAAGTCTCACGTTTAGCGACGTGTGGAACATTCTGACCGGCCAAAAGGACGCCGCCACACAGTTTCTGAAGCGCACCACTTCCACGCAATTGGTAACGGCCTTCTCGCCCATCATGCAGAAGAGCCTTGACCAAGTTGGCGCCACCCGCTACTACACCCAACTGGCTACCACCTACAACCAGATTCCGCTGGTGCAAAAGGTGCAACCCGACCTCAACCAATACGCCACCGGCAAGGCTGTTGATGGCCTGTTCACGCTCATTGCTCAAGAGGAAGCCAATATCCGCGAAAATCCGGTGGCCCGTACCACCGAGTTGCTGCGCCGCGTGTTTGGGCGTGGCAATAGCTAA